In the Enterococcus saigonensis genome, one interval contains:
- a CDS encoding FeoA family protein, which yields MKKLAEVKANQPFVVKEVTASVEVQKHLQNLGLLPGSQVVLLKSKGQDGIVLVQNARLALDQSLLEAILVEPATEKREILSLDQLGVGDKGKVIKIFGEGAVKRRLMDMGLTKNVLITVRKLAPLGDPIEINLRGYELSLRKSEAEYILVALSEEG from the coding sequence ATGAAAAAATTAGCAGAAGTAAAGGCAAATCAACCTTTCGTTGTGAAAGAAGTAACTGCCTCAGTAGAAGTGCAAAAACATCTGCAAAACTTAGGTTTGTTGCCCGGCAGTCAAGTTGTTTTATTGAAAAGTAAAGGACAAGATGGCATTGTTCTAGTTCAAAATGCGCGTCTTGCATTAGACCAAAGTTTATTAGAAGCAATTTTAGTAGAACCGGCTACTGAAAAAAGAGAAATATTATCTTTGGATCAACTAGGAGTAGGAGATAAAGGCAAGGTAATTAAAATTTTTGGTGAAGGGGCTGTCAAACGACGGTTAATGGATATGGGATTAACCAAAAATGTATTAATAACCGTACGTAAATTAGCTCCATTAGGTGATCCGATTGAAATTAATTTGCGAGGATATGAATTATCTTTGAGAAAAAGTGAAGCAGAATATATCTTAGTGGCCTTAAGCGAGGAGGGATAG
- the nrdH gene encoding glutaredoxin-like protein NrdH, with amino-acid sequence MTITLFSKNNCMQCKMTKRFLTENHVSFNEINIDEEPNALNFLKEQGFKSVPVTTAGETTIIGFRPDQLRSLAS; translated from the coding sequence ATGACAATTACATTATTTTCGAAAAACAACTGTATGCAATGTAAAATGACGAAACGCTTTTTAACTGAAAATCACGTCAGTTTTAACGAAATTAATATAGATGAAGAACCCAATGCATTAAACTTTCTAAAAGAACAAGGTTTCAAAAGTGTGCCGGTAACAACTGCAGGTGAAACAACTATCATCGGTTTTAGACCGGACCAATTACGCAGTCTTGCTTCTTAA
- the nrdE gene encoding class 1b ribonucleoside-diphosphate reductase subunit alpha — MSLKELKDVSYYKLNNEINRPVNGQIPLNKDQEALQAFFNENVLPNTKQFATFNEKLDYLVAHDYLEAAFLAKYSAEFLTTLYDFLLAQQFTFKSFMAAYKFYSQYALKTNDGAFYLENYEDRVAINALYFADGDEELALTLADEMIHQRYQPATPSFLNAGRKRRGELVSCFLIQVTDDMNSIGRGLNSALQLSRIGGGVGITLSNLREAGAPIKGYEGAASGVMPVMKLFEDSFSYSNQLGQRQGAGVVYLNVFHPDIMAFLSAKKENADEKIRVKTLSLGVLVPDKFYELTRKNEEMYLFSPYSVEKEYGVPFSYVDITKEYDNLVKNPNIRKQKIKARELENEISKLQQESGYPYIVNIDTANRENPIDGKIIMSNLCSEVLQVQTPSVLNGRQEYEVLGTDISCNLGSTNIVNLMASPDFGKSVRAMTRALTYVTDNSHIDVVPSIAHGNEQAHTIGLGGMGLHTFFAKNHLVYGSKESVEFTDIYFMLLNYWTLVESNQIAKERQQSFHNFEKSTYADGSYFDKYIAENHLPQSAKVKELFAGIFIPTGEDWAKLKAAIQKDGLYHQNRLAVAPNGSISYINDTSASLHPITRMIEERQEKKIGKIYYPAPYLSNETLPYYTSAYDMDMRKVIDVYAAAQQHIDQGMSLTLFMRSDIPKGLYEWKTATTKQTTRDLNILRHYAFHKGIKSIYYVRTFTDDAEEIGSNQCESCVI; from the coding sequence ATGAGTTTAAAAGAATTAAAAGATGTTAGTTACTACAAACTAAATAATGAAATTAACCGTCCAGTTAATGGCCAAATTCCATTAAATAAAGACCAAGAAGCTCTACAAGCTTTTTTTAACGAAAATGTGCTACCAAATACCAAACAATTTGCTACATTTAATGAAAAGCTGGACTACCTTGTAGCGCATGACTATTTGGAAGCAGCGTTTCTAGCTAAATATTCCGCTGAATTTCTGACAACACTATATGACTTTTTATTAGCCCAACAGTTCACCTTCAAATCCTTTATGGCAGCCTATAAATTTTATTCACAATACGCCTTAAAAACGAATGATGGTGCTTTTTATTTAGAAAATTATGAAGATCGCGTAGCTATTAATGCCTTGTATTTCGCAGATGGTGATGAAGAATTGGCATTAACTTTAGCGGATGAAATGATTCATCAACGCTACCAACCAGCGACTCCTTCTTTTTTAAACGCTGGACGCAAACGTCGTGGTGAATTAGTTTCTTGTTTTTTAATTCAAGTTACTGACGATATGAATTCCATTGGTCGTGGCTTAAATTCTGCATTGCAACTCTCACGCATTGGCGGTGGTGTTGGCATTACATTATCAAACTTGCGCGAAGCAGGAGCTCCAATTAAAGGTTATGAAGGAGCGGCAAGTGGTGTCATGCCAGTTATGAAATTATTCGAAGATTCTTTTAGTTATTCTAATCAACTCGGTCAACGTCAAGGTGCAGGAGTCGTTTATTTAAATGTATTCCATCCAGACATCATGGCCTTTTTATCTGCTAAAAAAGAAAATGCTGATGAAAAAATCCGTGTAAAAACACTATCTTTGGGCGTTTTAGTTCCTGATAAATTTTACGAATTAACTCGTAAAAATGAAGAAATGTATTTATTTAGTCCATATAGCGTAGAAAAAGAATACGGAGTACCTTTTTCTTATGTTGACATTACAAAAGAATACGATAACTTAGTCAAAAACCCTAATATTCGCAAACAAAAAATTAAAGCGCGGGAGTTGGAAAACGAGATTTCTAAATTACAACAAGAATCTGGTTATCCTTATATTGTCAATATAGATACAGCCAATCGTGAAAACCCTATTGATGGCAAAATTATCATGAGTAATTTGTGTTCAGAAGTATTGCAAGTCCAAACTCCTTCTGTTTTAAATGGACGGCAAGAATATGAAGTCTTGGGCACTGACATCTCTTGTAATTTGGGATCAACAAATATCGTCAACTTAATGGCAAGTCCTGATTTTGGTAAATCTGTCCGGGCAATGACTCGCGCCTTAACCTATGTAACAGATAATTCTCATATCGATGTAGTTCCTTCCATTGCTCATGGAAATGAACAAGCCCACACGATTGGATTAGGTGGTATGGGACTACACACTTTCTTTGCCAAAAATCACTTAGTGTACGGTTCGAAAGAATCTGTTGAATTTACCGATATTTATTTCATGCTATTAAACTACTGGACGTTAGTTGAAAGTAATCAAATTGCCAAAGAACGTCAGCAATCGTTTCATAATTTTGAAAAATCAACTTATGCTGATGGCAGTTACTTTGACAAATATATTGCCGAAAATCATTTACCACAATCAGCCAAAGTCAAAGAATTATTCGCTGGTATTTTCATTCCAACAGGTGAAGATTGGGCCAAATTAAAGGCAGCCATTCAAAAAGATGGTTTGTACCATCAAAATCGATTGGCAGTAGCACCAAATGGTTCTATCTCTTATATTAATGATACCAGTGCTAGTCTACATCCAATTACGCGAATGATTGAAGAACGCCAAGAAAAGAAAATCGGTAAAATTTACTATCCAGCACCTTACCTTTCAAATGAAACATTACCTTATTACACATCTGCATATGACATGGACATGCGTAAAGTCATCGACGTCTATGCTGCAGCCCAACAACATATTGATCAAGGGATGAGCTTAACACTGTTTATGCGTTCTGACATTCCAAAAGGACTTTATGAATGGAAAACGGCTACGACTAAACAAACTACTCGCGATTTGAATATTTTACGTCACTACGCTTTTCATAAAGGCATCAAATCCATTTATTACGTCCGAACCTTTACTGATGATGCAGAGGAAATTGGGAGCAATCAATGTGAAAGTTGTGTCATTTAA
- the nrdF gene encoding class 1b ribonucleoside-diphosphate reductase subunit beta: MMATYYEAINWNEIEDIIDKSTWEKLTEQFWLDTRIPLSNDLDDWRTLSELEKQTVGHVFGGLTLLDTVQSESGMDQLRKDVRTPHEEAVLNNIQFMESVHAKSYSSIFSTLNTKSEIDEIFEWTNTNSYLQKKAERINEIYKNGTPLEKKIASVFLETFLFYSGFYTPLYYLGNNKLANVAEIIKLIIRDESVHGTYIGYKFQLGFNELDETKQEELKNWMYDLLYELYENEERYTEELYDEIGWTEEVKTFLRYNANKALMNLGQDPLFPDTADDVNPIVMNGISTGTSNHDFFSQVGNGYLLGQVEAMEDDDYNFNF, translated from the coding sequence ATCATGGCAACTTATTATGAAGCCATTAATTGGAATGAAATTGAAGATATTATTGATAAATCTACTTGGGAAAAACTTACCGAACAATTTTGGTTGGATACCCGGATCCCCTTATCAAATGACTTGGATGACTGGCGGACATTGTCAGAACTTGAAAAACAAACCGTAGGGCACGTCTTTGGTGGTCTTACCTTACTAGACACCGTTCAATCTGAAAGTGGCATGGATCAATTACGTAAAGACGTTCGTACGCCCCATGAAGAAGCAGTGCTAAACAATATTCAGTTTATGGAATCTGTGCATGCAAAAAGTTATTCATCCATTTTTTCGACATTAAATACAAAATCTGAAATTGATGAAATCTTTGAATGGACTAACACCAATTCATATTTACAAAAGAAAGCTGAACGAATTAATGAAATTTACAAAAACGGCACACCATTAGAAAAGAAAATTGCGAGTGTCTTTTTGGAAACATTTCTATTTTATTCTGGCTTTTATACACCTTTGTATTACTTAGGAAACAACAAATTAGCCAATGTTGCTGAAATCATTAAATTAATCATTCGCGATGAATCCGTTCACGGAACTTATATCGGCTATAAATTTCAACTAGGTTTTAATGAACTGGATGAAACGAAACAAGAAGAATTGAAAAACTGGATGTATGATTTATTATACGAATTATATGAAAATGAAGAACGTTATACAGAAGAATTATATGATGAAATTGGCTGGACCGAGGAAGTAAAAACTTTTTTACGTTACAATGCCAATAAAGCTTTAATGAATTTAGGGCAAGATCCCCTCTTTCCTGATACTGCTGATGACGTAAATCCAATTGTCATGAATGGAATTTCAACTGGAACAAGTAACCACGACTTCTTCTCTCAAGTTGGCAATGGTTATCTGTTAGGTCAAGTTGAAGCAATGGAAGATGATGACTATAATTTTAATTTCTAA